In Actinomycetota bacterium, a single window of DNA contains:
- a CDS encoding nickel-dependent hydrogenase large subunit has product EMDKGKLVNYQITTPSTLNAAPTDPFGQLGPYEECVVGTPLLESVPEDQIKGIDVLRAVRSLNPCMPCTTHMDTGKGVIVREVNSCGCTFE; this is encoded by the coding sequence TCGAGATGGACAAGGGCAAGCTGGTCAACTACCAGATCACCACCCCGTCCACCCTCAACGCGGCCCCGACCGACCCGTTCGGCCAGCTCGGCCCCTACGAGGAGTGCGTGGTGGGCACGCCCCTGCTCGAGTCGGTCCCCGAGGACCAGATCAAGGGCATCGACGTGCTCCGGGCCGTGCGCAGCCTCAACCCGTGCATGCCCTGCACCACCCACATGGACACCGGCAAGGGCGTGATCGTGCGGGAGGTCAACTCCTGCGGCTGCACGTTCGAGTAG